In the Acropora muricata isolate sample 2 chromosome 10, ASM3666990v1, whole genome shotgun sequence genome, one interval contains:
- the LOC136887309 gene encoding uncharacterized protein → MRPTCDISSIFLSVILLPSLITLGSCEISRRRKPKEDEIERVVNETHSVFWQCVDGCPPGSGFSVKCGTSVSINISIECQECKLNVTYSDTYDNSPCKPCWRCKEHEKKKGVCTVNKDTTKCLGSCKKGFYWENNSCQPCSECCKNNISLSHQKQCEDSDLPESHQCRRIETVCQEDLPKEKQDNDQDNSQGGNRKTNVLLIIIIIIVPLAIIIIIIIAITVLIWKNFKAKNKSRPAAVWSSTSTHSTSVQSMAMEISSESDGIEVLPETSATNRTDPLKSGNYIPGTQSTSTTGLFGGSSNDIRSVPEDFQNKLLSEPVAKIAISSSYTKICDNLNDERPFFNDYRILGEKVGLRKDEISCLGRKDNPTGLILGQKDISIGEFRKILKGIDRIDVVTLIDEWIVNEWKQVSGKLFLSADMSNM, encoded by the exons ATGAGGCCAACCTGTGACATTTCTTCAATCTTCCTATCG GTTATTTTGTTGCCATCCCTTATCACTCTTGGGAGCTGCGAAATTTCCCGCCGTCGCAAGCCAAAAGAAGATGAGATTGAAAGAGTTGTGAATGAAACCCATTCAGTCTTTTGGCAATGTGTTGATGGCTGTCCTCCGGGCAGTGGATTTAGTGTCAAATGTGGCACTAGTGTTTCAATCAATATATCCATTGAGTGTCAAGAATGCAAACTAAATGTTACTTATTCAGACACCTATGATAATTCACCTTGTAAACCCTGCTGGCGCTGCAAGGagcatgaaaaaaagaaaggagtCTGCACTGTTAACAAGGACACAACAAAATGTTTAGGATCGTGTAAGAAAGGATTTTACTGGGAGAACAACAGCTGTCAACCATGCAGTGAATGTTGTAAGAACAACATTTCCCTCAGTCACCAGAAACAGTGTGAAGATTCTGATCTGCCTGAAAGTCACCAGTGTCGGAGAATAGAAACTGTATGCCAAGAAGATTTACCAAAAGAGAAGCAAGATAACGATCAAGATAACTCCCAAGGGGGAAATCGAAAAACTAATGTtttgctaataataataataattattgttccactagcaattattattattattattattgcaataacTGTTTTGATTTGGAAAAATTTTAAGGCAAAAAATAAATCTCGTCCTGCAGCTGTTTGGTCTTCCACCTCTACACATTCTACTTCTGTTCAGAGTATGGCAATGGAGATTTCATCTGAATCCGACGGTATTGAGGTACTTCCTGAAACTTCAGCCACAAACAGAACAGATCCCTTAAAATCAG GAAATTATATTCCTGGGACTCAATCTACTTCAACAACAGGACTTTTTGGTGGGTCATCAAATGACATCAGATCAGTTCCAGAGGACTTTCAGAATAAACTGCTGAGTGAGCCAGTAGCAAAGATTGCCATTTCATCAAGTTATACAAAAATTTGTGATAACCTTAATGATGAAAGGCCGTTTTTTAATGATTATCGTATCCTGGGTGAAAAGGTTGGCCTGCGCAAAGATGAAATTTCATGTCTAGGTCGGAAAGATAATCCTACAGGCTTAATTCTTGGCCAGAAAGACATTTCCATTGGAGAATTTAGAAAAATTCTGAAGGGAATAGACAGGATTGATGTAGTGACTTTAATTGATGAATGGATCGTTAATGAATGGAAACAAGTTTCTGGAAAGCTCTTCCTCTCAGCAGACATGTCTAACATGTAA